The proteins below are encoded in one region of Streptomyces ficellus:
- a CDS encoding DUF3152 domain-containing protein, whose translation MGRHSRKGPAPQGSDQARGAVREGARAGGRRRKNSAAPAEPQHHQGTPPAGAQQPVRGGHPEHSEQGGGRGEGRYGDWHGVPVRPTGPTGPTRPAGSTRPESPAGPGGPVGAAGPMRPPGPSDATVRTGPMRPVGPVNPSHRTSPSGPSGDPSASGPATGVGAGARIPGPRREFVEAFDDSGYGHPPRGTGHAGGGRPGQGPVSAPGEAGTPGASGSGGYEEPDGDRKTGRPGGAGKGRTFTGIAAAAVTTVLAVVVAGQVTGAGADATDARPPGEAAGRADGGAAEGGAGAARSDRSDQRAAPPGAAPPAARPTYAQLMAKRFPLDPKLKGTGAFAAVPGVDKAPGKGDKVRYRIDVEKGLALDSTLFARAVHDTLNDERSWAHNGAMTFERVSSGEADFVITLASPGTTGVWCAKSDLDTTVDNVSCDSAATERVMINAYRWAQGSATYGPDAMLAYRQMLINHEVGHRLGHNHVNCRTPGALAPVMQQQTKSLAVEGIECRPNPWVFPGG comes from the coding sequence GTGGGACGACACAGCCGCAAAGGCCCCGCACCTCAGGGCTCTGATCAGGCCCGAGGTGCGGTGCGCGAGGGGGCGCGCGCCGGCGGGCGCCGGCGCAAGAACTCCGCGGCGCCCGCAGAACCGCAGCACCACCAGGGCACGCCGCCGGCCGGGGCGCAGCAGCCCGTGCGGGGCGGCCACCCGGAGCACAGCGAGCAGGGCGGCGGCCGGGGCGAGGGCCGGTACGGAGACTGGCACGGTGTCCCCGTCCGCCCCACCGGCCCCACGGGTCCCACCCGGCCCGCCGGGTCCACCCGCCCCGAAAGCCCCGCCGGTCCCGGGGGTCCGGTGGGTGCCGCGGGTCCCATGAGGCCCCCTGGTCCCTCGGACGCCACCGTCCGCACCGGTCCCATGAGGCCCGTCGGCCCCGTGAACCCCTCGCACCGCACGAGCCCCTCCGGTCCGTCGGGTGACCCCAGCGCCTCCGGTCCGGCGACCGGTGTGGGCGCGGGCGCCCGCATACCGGGACCCCGGCGCGAGTTCGTCGAGGCGTTCGACGACAGCGGGTACGGCCACCCTCCGCGCGGCACCGGCCACGCCGGGGGCGGCCGTCCCGGTCAGGGACCCGTTTCCGCGCCCGGCGAGGCCGGCACCCCCGGCGCGTCCGGGTCGGGTGGGTACGAGGAGCCGGACGGCGACCGGAAGACCGGCCGTCCGGGCGGCGCCGGCAAGGGACGTACGTTCACCGGCATCGCGGCCGCCGCCGTCACTACCGTCCTCGCGGTCGTCGTGGCCGGGCAGGTCACCGGCGCCGGGGCGGACGCCACCGACGCCCGCCCGCCGGGCGAGGCGGCCGGGCGCGCGGACGGCGGCGCGGCGGAAGGCGGCGCCGGGGCGGCCCGCTCCGACCGTTCCGACCAGCGCGCAGCACCGCCCGGGGCCGCGCCGCCGGCAGCCCGGCCGACGTACGCGCAGCTGATGGCGAAGCGGTTCCCGCTGGACCCCAAGCTCAAGGGCACCGGCGCGTTCGCGGCCGTCCCGGGCGTCGACAAGGCGCCCGGCAAGGGGGACAAGGTCCGCTACCGGATCGACGTGGAGAAGGGCCTCGCGCTCGACTCCACCCTGTTCGCGCGCGCCGTCCACGACACGCTGAACGACGAGCGCAGCTGGGCGCACAACGGTGCCATGACGTTCGAGCGGGTCTCCAGCGGTGAGGCCGACTTCGTGATCACGCTGGCGAGCCCCGGGACCACCGGAGTGTGGTGCGCCAAGTCGGATCTCGACACCACCGTCGACAACGTCTCGTGCGACTCCGCCGCCACCGAGCGCGTGATGATCAACGCCTACCGGTGGGCACAGGGGTCGGCGACCTACGGCCCCGACGCGATGCTCGCGTACCGGCAGATGCTGATCAACCACGAGGTCGGCCACCGGCTGGGGCACAACCATGTGAACTGCCGCACGCCGGGCGCCCTCGCGCCGGTGATGCAGCAGCAGACCAAGTCGCTCGCGGTCGAGGGCATCGAGTGCCGCCCCAACCCCTGGGTCTTCCCCGGCGGCTGA
- a CDS encoding alpha/beta fold hydrolase produces MSSTELPESIAATAAGPRVSAVRIAEGERLRCVTLPGLTLNVRYRPSDRTGLPPALYVHGLGGSSQNWSAVMPLLEDVVDGEAVDLPGFGDSPPPDDGNYSVTAHTRAVIRMLDAGDRGPVHLIANSLGGAVATRLAAVRPDLVATLTLISPALPELRAQRGAWPTALLALPGVASLFTRMTRDWTAEQRVRGVLSLCYGDPGRVTDEGFRNAVEEMERRLRLPYFWDAMARSARGIVDAYTLGGQQGLWRQAERVLAPTLLVYGGRDQLVSFRMARRAAAAFRDSRLLTLPDAGHVAMMEYPETVAQAVRELIHETGHGSHRTGHGKSRETGHGKTHEADHETDHENRS; encoded by the coding sequence ATGTCTTCGACCGAGCTGCCGGAATCCATCGCCGCCACCGCGGCGGGACCCCGGGTGAGCGCCGTACGGATCGCGGAGGGGGAGCGACTGCGCTGCGTGACGCTGCCCGGACTGACGCTGAACGTGCGCTACCGGCCGTCGGACCGCACCGGACTCCCGCCCGCGCTGTACGTGCACGGGCTCGGGGGCTCCTCGCAGAACTGGTCGGCCGTGATGCCGCTGCTCGAGGACGTCGTGGACGGCGAGGCGGTCGACCTGCCCGGCTTCGGCGACTCCCCGCCCCCCGACGACGGCAACTACTCCGTCACCGCGCACACCCGCGCGGTCATCCGGATGCTCGACGCCGGTGATCGCGGGCCCGTCCACCTGATCGCCAACTCGCTGGGCGGCGCGGTCGCCACCCGGCTCGCCGCGGTCCGCCCGGACCTGGTCGCCACGCTGACCCTGATCTCGCCCGCGCTGCCCGAACTGCGCGCCCAGCGCGGCGCCTGGCCGACGGCGCTGCTGGCGCTGCCCGGCGTCGCGTCCCTCTTCACCCGGATGACCAGGGACTGGACGGCGGAACAGCGGGTGCGCGGGGTGCTCTCCCTCTGTTACGGCGACCCCGGGCGAGTCACCGACGAGGGCTTCCGCAACGCCGTGGAGGAAATGGAACGGCGCCTGAGGCTCCCCTACTTCTGGGACGCCATGGCACGCTCGGCACGTGGCATCGTCGACGCGTACACCCTGGGCGGTCAGCAGGGGCTGTGGCGGCAGGCCGAGCGGGTGCTCGCGCCGACGCTGCTGGTGTACGGAGGGCGCGACCAGCTCGTGTCGTTCCGGATGGCGCGCAGGGCCGCGGCGGCCTTCCGCGACTCGCGGCTGCTGACACTTCCGGACGCCGGGCACGTCGCGATGATGGAGTACCCCGAGACGGTCGCCCAGGCCGTACGGGAGCTGATCCACGAGACCGGCCACGGGAGCCACCGGACCGGCCACGGCAAGAGCCGCGAAACCGGCCACGGCAAGACGCACGAGGCCGACCACGAGACCGACCACGAAAACAGGAGCTGA
- a CDS encoding TetR/AcrR family transcriptional regulator: MTAIEQTEAARPRGTRLPRRARRNQLLGAAQEVFVAQGYHAAAMDDIAERAGVSKPVLYQHFPGKLELYLALLDQHCESLLQAVRTALASTTDNKLRVAATMDAYFAYVEDEGGAFRLVFESDLTNEPAVRERVERVSLQCAEAISDVIAEDTGLSKDESMLLAVGLGGVSQVVARYWLSSESTIPREKAVQLLTSLAWRGIAGFPLHGSESH; encoded by the coding sequence GTGACAGCCATCGAGCAGACAGAGGCGGCGCGCCCGCGGGGCACGCGCCTGCCGCGCCGAGCCCGACGCAACCAGCTCCTGGGCGCCGCCCAGGAAGTGTTTGTCGCACAGGGGTACCACGCGGCCGCGATGGACGACATCGCGGAGCGCGCGGGCGTCAGCAAGCCGGTGCTCTACCAGCACTTCCCGGGGAAGCTGGAGCTCTACCTGGCGCTGCTGGACCAGCACTGCGAGTCGCTGCTCCAGGCCGTGCGCACCGCGCTCGCCTCCACCACGGACAACAAGCTGCGCGTGGCGGCCACCATGGACGCCTATTTCGCGTACGTGGAGGACGAGGGCGGCGCCTTCCGGCTCGTCTTCGAGTCCGACCTGACGAATGAACCGGCGGTGCGCGAACGCGTGGAGCGGGTCTCGCTCCAGTGCGCCGAGGCGATCTCGGACGTCATCGCCGAGGACACGGGACTGTCCAAGGACGAGTCGATGCTGCTCGCCGTGGGCCTGGGCGGTGTCTCGCAGGTGGTCGCCCGGTACTGGCTGTCCAGCGAGTCGACGATCCCCCGTGAGAAGGCGGTGCAGCTGCTGACGTCCCTGGCCTGGCGCGGCATCGCCGGCTTCCCGTTGCACGGCTCGGAATCCCACTGA
- a CDS encoding DUF3107 domain-containing protein: protein MEVKIGVQHAPREIALESGQSAEEVERAVADALAGTSQLLSLTDDKGRKVLVPADRIAYVEIGEPAKPRVGFGAL, encoded by the coding sequence GTGGAGGTCAAGATCGGCGTGCAGCACGCGCCCCGGGAGATCGCTCTGGAGAGCGGGCAGTCCGCCGAGGAGGTGGAGCGGGCGGTGGCCGACGCGCTGGCCGGCACGTCGCAGCTGCTCAGCCTGACGGACGACAAGGGCCGCAAGGTCCTGGTGCCGGCCGACCGGATCGCCTACGTCGAGATCGGCGAGCCGGCGAAGCCGCGTGTGGGCTTCGGTGCTCTCTGA
- a CDS encoding ferritin-like fold-containing protein, whose product METPDNAAASAAATEEPTGIAAQNWAAASAEPQYRAAVVDLLGALAYGELAAFERLAEDAKLAPTLADKAELAKMASAEFHHFERLRDRLTAIDAEPTAAMEPFAKALDDFHRQTAPSDWLEGLVKAYVGDSIASDFYREVAVRLDSDTRALVLAVLDDTGHGNFAVEKVRAAIEADPRVGGRLALWARRLMGEALSQAQRVVAERDALSTMLVGGVADGFDLAAVGEMFSRITKAHTKRMAALGLAA is encoded by the coding sequence GCCGCTTCCGCCGCCGCCACCGAAGAACCCACCGGGATCGCCGCCCAGAACTGGGCCGCGGCCTCCGCGGAGCCCCAGTACCGCGCCGCGGTCGTGGACCTGCTCGGCGCGCTCGCGTACGGGGAGCTGGCGGCCTTCGAGCGGCTGGCCGAGGACGCGAAGCTGGCGCCCACGCTCGCCGACAAGGCCGAGCTGGCGAAGATGGCGTCGGCCGAGTTCCACCACTTCGAGCGGCTGCGGGACCGGCTGACGGCCATCGACGCCGAGCCGACGGCCGCGATGGAGCCGTTCGCGAAGGCGCTCGACGACTTCCACCGCCAGACCGCGCCCTCCGACTGGCTGGAGGGCCTGGTCAAGGCGTACGTGGGCGACTCGATCGCCAGCGACTTCTACCGCGAGGTCGCCGTGCGGCTGGACTCCGACACCCGGGCGCTGGTGCTCGCCGTGCTGGACGACACCGGGCACGGCAACTTCGCCGTGGAGAAGGTGCGCGCCGCGATCGAGGCCGACCCGCGGGTGGGCGGCCGGCTCGCGCTGTGGGCGCGCCGCCTGATGGGCGAGGCCCTGTCGCAGGCCCAGCGGGTGGTCGCGGAGCGCGACGCGCTGTCGACGATGCTCGTCGGCGGCGTGGCGGACGGGTTCGACCTGGCGGCGGTGGGCGAGATGTTCTCCCGCATCACCAAGGCCCACACCAAGCGGATGGCCGCGCTCGGTCTGGCGGCCTGA